Within the Paramormyrops kingsleyae isolate MSU_618 chromosome 2, PKINGS_0.4, whole genome shotgun sequence genome, the region CGGTAGAGATCAGACATCAGGCCCAATTCTGGCTAAAGCTACACACAGGAAATGGAGGGAAGAGCTAAGGAGGTAAACTGGCAAACCTGTGGGCGAATTGAGGATGAGGCCAGGGAACAGGAGCTGAAGGGCACGGCAGTCCAGGTGGAAAGTCATCTGACGCCGAGAGGGAGGAGCAGGAGTCATAGCAGGCTGTAGATGTTTCTGAAAGCCCGGCTTTGAGTTAGTGTATGAGCCAGGGAGCTATTTAAAGAAATACTGAATGCAAACATTCACTTATTTACTATGTTTTTTGATGTTTACTATGTttactatggggggggggctggctctaGTGCGTAGAGAATGGGTTGCAAAATTCTCAAAGTTAGAAATTTTCCATGGGAGTTAATGGGAAAAAACTGGAAATTTGCAGAATTGCAGGTTAGCCTATAACATAAAACTTAATTGTAGTTAAAAGACATCTTTACAGCACTAATAATGATTTCATTGTGTAACCAAATGCTTGTAAGTATGattacagtatgtgtgcatgaAAGCAACCCAAAATAAGCATCTGCATCAAAACACCTTTGCTTCTCGTGGAGTTCCACAAAGTTCAATATTTCTAAAATTCCctagcttaacttcccatggaaagtttctggaatgTTTTCAGATATTTTTCGCCCCCTTGCAACCTTTCTTCCATGaaaagtttctggaaatttaCTGGAAATGTGGAGACAGTCTTTTAAGATGTTATTTCAAACTACTGTGCATCATCTGAAACCTGTAACTACAACCAGTATCATTATAATAAATTCCACAAAGTGGTCTCTGTCCTCATTTGTGGAAAGGCTCATTTTTACAGTTTCACATATTTACAGTTCAGGAACATACATATACAAgtacacacaaacataaaaatGGAACTAAATGTATAGCACAAAAAGGACACTTCCACACTTCAATTTTATGCTGTAATGAGTCAATTAATCTATGACATGACAATGAATGCAGACATGCTAAGATAAAATACATGGGGGTtccattaagttaattaacTATATTTTGAGTCACTGACCATTAGATTGTGACTCTGGGTGACATTACTGAGGTCACTTCTGTGAATCCCAGAATTGGAGAATTTTGCAGAGGAGGAGATGGTGGTGTGGTGATCACTGAAGTGCTGTGAGGAGTCCATCTTACCCTGAGAAGACAGAGAGGAGGGCAGAGAATCAGAAGAAATGATGATGGGTGTCAGCAGCAGCGTGACGAATGAACTAGACTGCAAGTGCATGTGATGAGCCATTCGTGCAGACAGACTGGGCATTACAAGGCACTAAACAGAGCGCTTATGTTTATGGAGAGAAGAAGCAAACATCCTCGCTTTGAAAGGAGGTTATGTATAAACCTGCTGTCTGCAATCTAGCTGCTGCACAAAAAAACTCCATTATCTGAAGCAGACTGGACATGACACTGATCCAATTTGGGAAAATACCACAATCTAAGAGACAGAAAAATGCAGAGGTGACCTGAACTTATGCAATTACCcagcctcccctgggcaggaaAACAGCCTCTGTGAGGAAAGGACATAAATCAGGGCTCCTTTTGGTCCTGTGTGGGGTCAGTGACTGCCTCAAGGGGGTTGGACAGCAGACGGATTAGGAGTGATGGACTACACACACAACTGATGATGAAACCTGGGAGAAGCTCACCCAAACAGGACTGACACATGGAAGGAGGTGGTTATTCGAGATGAAAGAACATGGAAGATGAAATTACTCAATACACCCTGGCAGTAATATAGGGTGATAGTAAAATGTGATGAACAAACTACAGGATGGGACAGACCCCCTGTGATCCTGACTAGGTtaggttagaagatggatggatggatggatggatggatggacggatgggtgATCGAGAACTCTATTAACTGAAATAGTTATTAACAAACAAATCAATCAGTTCACAACGTTAAAGAAATGGTGTCAGCTTGAAACATTAAAAAGAGAATAAATTTTAGGTTCTAAAAAACTTTTACCAAGAGAGCAGTTGATGAAGGACTCCTATCCAAAAAGTAGGGTACTGGAATAATTTGACCAGCTCTGTATtttcatgtattaattttttatattttgactTATTTTCAGATATTATGTAAAACTACTAAAGCATTTACAGAGCGCGAAACCAGGTTTGCTAATTATTATGCACGGTGTCCAAGGGTCAAACACAGGCACGTGCCCGAACAAGTGAAAGTGCTCCCCTTTCATTTGCAGCGAGGGTCTCCCGCGGAAGGTAAAATTCTCACATGTAAAAACAACTTAACAGACAGTGatggatttacacacacacatacacacacacacacacacacgtacagatatataaatttcaaataaaccacTTGACTGCTTACAGTGACATTGATGTGATACATTCCAACGAACACTCATACATCAATTTAACAGATGCATAATTATTATCAAAGCAACAATGTGGTTGGGATTGTTCGTTTCTGTTTGACCAGCACCCACACATTATAAGCAGATTAGCTACAAACAGAATGgctttaaataaaatgcagtgCTCACCTCTGATACGGCTATCTCATAAAGCTTCTCTCACAGATCCGTATAAGTAGCAGATCAGGGTGTGATACGAAGACTACGCTGTGCTGCGCAGGCAGCCTGGTAAAGTGCCACTGCGTTGTCTCATTATTGATTTAATTGATGCCCTTAATTTGGCTCTGATCACACCGCAGAAGCCTGTGTTTAAACTGTCTCGAGCTTTTCTCCCCGCTTCTCCCGATCATTGTCTGTCTCCCGCCCGGCGTTCGCTGTCCGACGCTCTTCTTCCCTCCCTCCTCATGCACGGCCCTAATCCAATTAACCGGAGATATATATCTATTTTAGCTAATCAATGTAAAAATCAAGGCTTCATGAATGTGCTGTTTGAAATGCCATAAAGTTAACGCATTTCCAAACTAAATATAATTCGCCGGTTGTTAAAAAAGTAATGATATATAACAAACAACCCTTTATTATCTCATGGCTCGTTGAACAGGATGCTTTTtcattgtatattatatattctTTCTGTATATATACCTTTTAATAGTTAAACTGATTAGAATTGAAAGTTCTCCTTTTGATAATGTAAGGGATTATAATAATATCGAATGTTACATAACCCAATATCCAGACGAGCAGCGACAGGACAGGCGGGGCAGGCCATGGCCATTACTTAGCCAGGGAGCTATTTAAAGAAATACTGAATGCAAACATTCACTTATGCCAGGCCATTACTTAGTCCATAGCaacgacaaatctgctttatttgtgtattgcTTTTTACAAAAGTGAAAATGAGGGTTTTGTATTCAGTAAATTATCTTTATTGATATTATCAACTTACACtttacagtaaaataaaagTAACAAACTTTACCTTGCCAGGGGTGGGGGAGTTGGGGGGCCCCATGGAGTTttttgcctagggcccccagagtcCCTATAGTCACCTCTGCCTATTACAAATCATTAAATTGAAGTCATTGAAGGAAATGCTGAGTTTTGCCTGATGGACCCTCATGCTGCGTGTGTGCCACCTACTGGTGAttcttggtaaaaaaaaaaaagtggtccAGCCTTTAGGGAGCAAAGGCCTGTTTTATGAGCAATTTACCTtcttatatccatccatttattaTACCTGCTTAATTTCATTTTAGATAATCACAGCTGGCCCCACGATACTGCACTAGTCAGCACTAGTTCTATTAATGTGAAAAGTCACTAAAGACACTTTATTCCTGATCATACAATACCGTGGGATAGTAAGGAATATATGTCTGGGGCTGATTACACTTTAATTTTATGCTTCACTTGTTATGACCAATACAAAACCTTGATCTGACTGACTTTCCTCTGGACCTCCTGCATTGCATTCTGACCATCAGTCCGCATTCTGCTTTAACCGTGAAGGCAGCTCGTCGAGGGACAGAAGGCGATCCTCGGAGGGAACCTGCGCTGACCCCTCGCCTCCTCCTCTGTCCAGGAGGAATCCCCGGATGCCGAGGGAGCGTGCGGCCAGGTAGTCGTTGATGTAGCTGTCCCCAACATGCGCCACGCTGGCAGCCGGCAACCCGCACTTCTGCAGAGCCTTCCGGAAGATATCTGGGTTGGGCTTGGCCACCCCGGCTCCTTCTGAGGTCACCAGAAAGGAGAAATAGGGCAGAAGCCCATATCCATGCAAAATGCTTTCCAGCCGGAGGTCAAAGTTGGATACGACTCCCAGCTGCAGGCCCAGAGAGGCGCAGCTCCTCAGGGTCCGTTCAGAGTCACTGAACACCTGAAGGAAACACGGTCATTTTACCATGTCACCTGCTGATGACATCATTGCAGACACAGAAATAATTAAGTTATATTGTAGTTTAATTCCACTTTTTAATCACTTAACCATTGCTTGGCAGAGTCTAAACTTGTCATACTAacttataattatttattttaagcatttgTAGGAATACGAATTGCACAAATCCTGCCTGCCTGATGCCTCTTGAGGGGCTCCATACAACAGACAAGCATGGGTCCTTAACTGAATGCAGCTGCTGAGATGggcagcgccacctgctgcctCTTACCTCCCAGTTTTCCGGTCTGCTGAAGCCGTGGTACAGATTGTGCGCTAACCTGTCCAGGAGGACTTCGTCCCGCACGCCGCACTGTAAGAATGTGTCTCGTACCACCCGAGCCCACCAGGCTTGCCCTCCAAGCCCCTGGGCTATGCCGTAGTTGGGGTAAAGTGCAGATTGCTGCCTGTAAGCTCGACGGAAGGCGGTGTCCACCTCGGCAGGAGACAGGGTTAGGCCGGCTCGCGTAGCCTCCTCGCAGTACTGCTGTCCCACTGACCTGCGCACACGCAGCAAAGTGTCCTTCACGTCCCACAGCACCAGACGCACTGCCCTGGACATTGTCATCCCTTAAAAGGGACAGAGTAAGCAAAAAGGACTTTACTGATTTGCATGCTGTTATTTGTGAAACACCCCCAATAGAGCTCACATTTCACTCCACTGTACCTGAGCTCCTGAGAAGTCTGCTGGGTCGCCTTTTAATTTTCTATTTTTGCTTCCTGCATTCTTCAGGGACGTGTAGCTCTGGATATACAGACCTGGTGAATAAGATCGATCTATTTTGTCTTCTTAATACCTGTGTCCATTCACTTAAGATTACAAATAACCTTGTTTAAATAAaccaaatatgtgtgtgtgcatgtgaaaaAACTCCCTCTGGAAACAACTGGTAAAAAACAAAGGTTCTGCTTTTTACGGCAATAaatttttacttttctttttctcGCGCGAATCCCGATAGGCTAACCATACAATTGTTTTGTGCCGAAATAAAAAATCTAATCGGAATTTTCCTGTCACGCACGGGTTTTGAGTGACACGCAATTGAACTTTACGCTGTACGCAGTATTGTATGCAGTATTTACCATGATGGAAATGACTCCTGTAAAAGGTATAAGTGTATGTTTTTCTGCTGTGCTGAAGATCAGGAGTATTTCTCTTAAGGTTCCACCAACTGATCACCAACGGGCAGGGAGCTGGGTATCAGGGAGAAAGCAGGATCCTGTCATAGCGTATTAGACCATGTAAATAGGCAAAATAGACTTACACTATATACTTTGGCCCTTCAGAAAGGTCTTAAAAATGTtaacaaatactttttttt harbors:
- the hdhd3 gene encoding haloacid dehalogenase-like hydrolase domain-containing protein 3, yielding MTMSRAVRLVLWDVKDTLLRVRRSVGQQYCEEATRAGLTLSPAEVDTAFRRAYRQQSALYPNYGIAQGLGGQAWWARVVRDTFLQCGVRDEVLLDRLAHNLYHGFSRPENWEVFSDSERTLRSCASLGLQLGVVSNFDLRLESILHGYGLLPYFSFLVTSEGAGVAKPNPDIFRKALQKCGLPAASVAHVGDSYINDYLAARSLGIRGFLLDRGGGEGSAQVPSEDRLLSLDELPSRLKQNAD